The proteins below are encoded in one region of Vibrio sp. ED004:
- a CDS encoding di-heme oxidoredictase family protein has translation MKSYLSASLLTALFFASPLHAHETYSGGKTTVKKEGANAFSLPAANLPMSKRLDFSVGNSFFRNPWVPAPSSTDARDGLGPLFNTNGCQNCHIKDGRGHAPEKGDENAVSMLVRLSIPAETPEQRQAFIRDGGIPEPTYGGQLQDFALQGVKPEGKVNISYTDVPVEFKDGTVVTLRKPTLKITELAFGEMHPKTEFSARVAPPMIGLGLLESIPQETILGFAKQQAADNQGVSGKANYVLDVRTNKMALGRFGWKAGQPNLMQQNAAAFNGDLGLTSSLFPNENCTSAQSTCDDFPNGGEPEVSDNILDFVEFYSQHLAVPIRRNVDNPGVVQGKKLFKEIGCQSCHQAEIRTAEREGLPALSKQLISPYTDMLLHDMGEGLADNRPEYLANGREWRTTPLWGLGYTKEVNGHTFLLHDGRARNVMEAVLWHGGEAEMAKQKVLALSSSEREALLAFLNSL, from the coding sequence ATGAAGTCGTATCTCTCAGCCTCACTATTAACCGCACTGTTTTTCGCATCTCCATTACACGCCCATGAAACCTACTCTGGTGGCAAAACGACCGTGAAGAAAGAGGGAGCAAACGCTTTTTCTCTTCCCGCAGCCAATCTGCCAATGAGCAAACGCTTAGATTTCAGCGTGGGTAACAGCTTTTTTAGAAACCCTTGGGTTCCAGCACCGTCATCAACTGATGCTCGTGATGGATTAGGACCACTGTTTAACACCAACGGCTGTCAAAATTGCCACATCAAAGATGGTCGTGGCCACGCGCCAGAAAAAGGCGATGAGAACGCAGTATCCATGTTGGTTCGTTTGAGTATTCCGGCTGAAACGCCAGAACAAAGACAGGCATTCATTCGAGATGGCGGCATTCCTGAACCAACTTACGGCGGTCAGCTACAAGATTTCGCACTTCAAGGTGTTAAGCCAGAGGGTAAAGTGAACATCAGCTACACCGATGTTCCTGTTGAATTCAAAGACGGCACGGTTGTTACTCTGCGTAAACCTACTTTAAAAATCACGGAACTCGCTTTCGGTGAGATGCACCCTAAAACTGAATTTTCAGCTCGTGTTGCGCCACCAATGATCGGTCTTGGTTTGCTCGAAAGTATTCCGCAAGAAACGATTCTTGGTTTCGCGAAGCAACAAGCAGCGGACAACCAAGGTGTATCAGGCAAAGCCAATTACGTTCTTGATGTTCGAACAAACAAAATGGCATTGGGTCGTTTCGGTTGGAAAGCGGGGCAGCCAAACCTAATGCAGCAAAATGCGGCAGCGTTTAACGGTGATTTGGGCTTAACAAGTAGCTTGTTCCCGAATGAAAACTGTACATCAGCGCAATCAACCTGTGATGACTTCCCTAATGGTGGTGAACCAGAAGTTAGCGACAACATTTTAGATTTTGTTGAGTTCTATTCGCAGCATCTCGCGGTACCTATTCGTCGTAATGTCGATAACCCAGGGGTTGTTCAAGGTAAAAAACTGTTCAAAGAGATTGGTTGCCAAAGTTGCCACCAAGCTGAAATTCGCACAGCAGAACGTGAAGGCTTACCTGCGTTGTCTAAACAGCTAATCAGCCCATATACCGATATGTTACTGCACGATATGGGTGAAGGCTTAGCCGACAATCGCCCAGAGTATCTAGCGAATGGACGCGAGTGGCGAACCACGCCATTGTGGGGATTAGGCTATACCAAAGAAGTGAATGGTCATACGTTCTTACTGCATGACGGTCGTGCAAGAAACGTTATGGAGGCCGTACTTTGGCATGGTGGTGAAGCAGAAATGGCAAAACAAAAAGTATTAGCTTTGAGTAGCAGTGAACGCGAAGCACTACTGGCGTTTTTGAATTCGCTGTAG
- a CDS encoding imelysin family protein, producing the protein MTIKSLVTKAVTSSLIFASASSFAAVTQDQVVEHYADIAHAVFADSVITAKALNSSIDTFLASPSAGNFEQVKQAWLESRVPYQQSEVFRFGNAVVDDWEGQLNAWPLDEGLIDYVSSDYQYELGNEGASANIVANKTFQIGQTTVDSTNITPELIADLNEIGGSEANVASGYHAIEFLLWGQDLNGTNAGAGERAYTDFVVGAECTNGNCDRRGAYLKASAELLIQDLEWMEKQWAEGEKGNYRQELLSESSENGLRKMLFGMGSLSLGELAGERMKVALEANSTEDEHDCFSDNTHNSHYYNEQGIYNVYTGLYKREDGTLLSGPSLFDLVEQKDEQAAKEIQKQFDLARAQVGELVTSAEKNNQHFDQLIAADNAAGNALVNKTIVALVSQTAAIERAAGVIGIDSLNPDTAAHEF; encoded by the coding sequence ATGACCATTAAATCTTTAGTGACAAAAGCCGTAACTTCGTCACTCATTTTTGCCTCTGCTTCTTCTTTCGCAGCAGTAACTCAAGATCAAGTTGTAGAACATTACGCAGATATTGCACATGCAGTGTTTGCAGACTCAGTAATTACAGCAAAAGCGTTGAACTCTTCTATTGATACCTTCTTAGCTTCTCCTTCTGCTGGCAACTTTGAACAAGTAAAACAAGCTTGGCTTGAGTCTCGTGTTCCTTACCAACAATCAGAAGTATTCCGCTTCGGCAACGCTGTTGTTGATGATTGGGAAGGCCAACTAAACGCATGGCCACTAGATGAAGGCCTGATTGACTATGTATCTTCTGATTACCAATATGAGCTCGGTAACGAAGGCGCTAGCGCAAACATCGTGGCGAACAAGACTTTCCAAATTGGTCAGACTACTGTTGACTCAACGAACATCACCCCTGAGCTAATCGCAGACCTTAACGAGATCGGCGGTTCTGAAGCGAACGTAGCGTCTGGCTACCACGCAATTGAATTCCTACTTTGGGGCCAAGATCTAAACGGCACAAACGCAGGTGCAGGTGAGCGTGCTTACACTGATTTCGTTGTTGGCGCTGAGTGTACTAACGGCAACTGTGACCGTCGTGGCGCATACCTAAAAGCATCAGCTGAACTACTTATCCAAGACTTAGAGTGGATGGAAAAACAGTGGGCTGAAGGTGAGAAAGGCAACTACCGTCAAGAGCTTCTTTCTGAGTCTAGCGAGAACGGCCTACGTAAAATGCTATTCGGCATGGGTTCACTGTCTCTAGGTGAACTAGCGGGCGAGCGTATGAAGGTTGCACTAGAAGCGAACTCAACTGAAGACGAGCATGATTGCTTCTCTGATAACACGCACAACTCTCACTACTACAACGAGCAAGGCATCTACAACGTTTACACGGGTCTATACAAACGTGAAGACGGTACTTTGCTTTCAGGTCCAAGCCTGTTTGATCTAGTAGAGCAAAAAGATGAGCAAGCTGCGAAAGAGATCCAAAAGCAGTTTGACCTAGCACGTGCACAAGTAGGCGAGCTAGTAACGTCTGCAGAGAAAAATAACCAGCACTTCGATCAGCTAATCGCTGCTGACAACGCTGCAGGTAACGCGCTAGTAAACAAAACAATTGTTGCGCTAGTGTCTCAAACAGCTGCAATTGAGCGTGCTGCGGGTGTGATTGGCATTGATAGCCTAAACCCAGACACAGCGGCTCACGAGTTCTAA
- the ribA gene encoding GTP cyclohydrolase II, with amino-acid sequence MAEVRARIDFKVGATSSIDAELLSFHGLKTDKEHVAVIFKSADKTQDIPLVRMHSECLTGDVFHSSRCDCGEQLDETIRIMGETGGVILYLRQEGRGIGLYNKIDAYRLQSEGMNTYEANNHLGFGDDLRDFTEAAEMLRALGTTKIRLVTNNPKKINELKSFGIEIEEVVNTSAHIKSGNESYLKAKVSHGKHNLDI; translated from the coding sequence ATGGCGGAAGTACGTGCCAGAATAGATTTCAAAGTAGGGGCAACAAGCAGTATCGATGCTGAACTTCTGTCTTTTCATGGGTTGAAAACAGATAAAGAGCATGTTGCTGTGATATTTAAATCAGCAGACAAAACACAAGACATACCTCTTGTTCGTATGCACTCTGAGTGTCTTACTGGTGATGTTTTCCATTCTTCTCGATGTGACTGTGGCGAGCAGCTAGACGAAACCATTAGAATTATGGGTGAAACAGGCGGCGTAATTCTTTACTTACGCCAAGAGGGACGTGGTATTGGTTTGTACAATAAAATCGATGCGTACCGCCTGCAAAGCGAAGGTATGAACACCTATGAAGCCAATAACCACCTAGGTTTTGGTGATGACTTACGTGATTTTACTGAAGCCGCTGAAATGCTACGTGCTTTAGGTACCACAAAAATCCGTTTAGTAACCAACAACCCTAAGAAGATCAACGAGCTGAAATCCTTTGGTATTGAGATTGAAGAAGTGGTGAATACTTCTGCTCATATCAAGTCAGGTAATGAAAGCTACCTGAAGGCGAAAGTTTCACATGGTAAGCATAATCTGGATATCTGA
- the nrfF gene encoding heme lyase NrfEFG subunit NrfF — MMKSLIQIVVILSAIATISFPAMAEELFTASNKETSIQVELFEFESPDQQQRAINLAKTLRCPQCQNQNLIESNSPIAKDLRLVVFNMVKEGKSNNEITQYMTERFGEFVLYKPAMSASNLLLWLLPSLLFLLFIYLSVKSVRKGS; from the coding sequence ATGATGAAGTCTTTAATACAGATAGTCGTAATCTTGTCTGCAATTGCTACTATTAGCTTTCCGGCCATGGCTGAAGAGTTGTTTACAGCCAGTAATAAAGAGACAAGCATTCAGGTTGAGCTGTTTGAGTTTGAAAGCCCGGATCAACAGCAGCGTGCTATTAACTTGGCAAAAACGCTGCGCTGCCCTCAATGTCAGAATCAAAACCTGATTGAATCGAACTCGCCGATAGCAAAAGATTTACGTCTTGTTGTGTTTAATATGGTGAAAGAAGGGAAGAGTAATAATGAAATCACTCAATATATGACAGAGCGATTTGGCGAGTTTGTGCTTTATAAGCCAGCAATGAGCGCCTCAAACCTATTACTTTGGCTTTTACCAAGCCTATTATTTCTCTTATTTATATATTTATCAGTAAAAAGTGTTAGAAAGGGCTCATAA
- a CDS encoding DsbE family thiol:disulfide interchange protein, whose amino-acid sequence MNTSVRNKLITLIVLALIVVLAFLFGLDNKQQTTTVSTQQRSFPEFTSIALSNSEGVTGQQELTRTDITEHPYQLVNVWASWCGICKTEHAFLLKLHDKGIPIVGLNYRDNTAAAINVLSNDGNPYSKVISDPQGKLALELGVIGTPETYLVDAYGQIIKKLLGVINESVWQNELAMYFDGEIG is encoded by the coding sequence ATGAATACCAGCGTTCGTAACAAACTCATCACGCTTATTGTATTGGCACTGATAGTGGTGTTGGCATTTTTGTTCGGGCTTGATAACAAGCAGCAAACCACCACAGTATCGACGCAACAGAGATCGTTTCCTGAATTTACATCGATAGCGTTATCCAATAGCGAAGGAGTCACAGGGCAACAAGAACTGACGCGAACGGATATTACTGAGCACCCTTACCAGTTAGTGAATGTCTGGGCGTCATGGTGTGGTATCTGCAAAACCGAACACGCCTTTTTGCTCAAACTCCACGATAAAGGCATTCCTATTGTTGGTCTTAATTACCGAGATAACACAGCTGCCGCTATTAATGTGTTGTCGAACGATGGAAACCCATATTCAAAAGTCATTAGCGATCCTCAGGGGAAGTTAGCCTTGGAGTTAGGGGTCATCGGTACGCCGGAGACATACTTGGTTGACGCTTACGGCCAAATCATTAAGAAGCTACTGGGTGTGATTAATGAATCCGTATGGCAAAACGAACTTGCCATGTATTTTGATGGTGAGATTGGATGA
- a CDS encoding heme lyase CcmF/NrfE family subunit, which yields MVGSLGLFNLVLVAVLSSIIAVHSIYPMLARQSPNLGLIRSFSLSSALFSIGAIVLLGYAFISDDFSILYVAEHSNTQLPPFFKMAAVWAGHEGSLLFWVLTISCWSGVIALQKRYSSEYQSRVLWMMNVLLAIFAWFTLFASNPFELNSILPLEGRDLNPMLQDAGLIFHPPLLYLGYVGFSVVLAFAVAALLVDPIEFDWVAHCRSWCLVAWIFLTAGIILGSWWAYYELGWGGWWFWDPVENASLLPWLTSSALLHTLGVAKGKQQLLKWSLSLAFITFCLSILGTFIVRSGVLTSVHAFAVDPSKGIALLLILVVVLVSSFSLLIVRGESFESSPITHFASKSFLSLVAALIFVLATAVVVFGTFYPMVFELLGLGNISVGAPYFNLLIAPLALLAMGVVGLAPLLSIKPQASKGVMASIALLSIGLGFTCYVVQVEKIQVMVLVTWALAFWVVLTHVYGLAVTRSSKFQRKVWVMTFAHVGVAVLAVGAAMNSYHSFERSYKLSPGEQVEFMDWMLSHRDTELYVASNFTAERAVLDLEANERSFYITPERRHYQVRVMNMSEPAMKWFWHGDVYITMGEKVDSTAYAFRVQYKAYARWIWFGGLISILGALLSLIYRKKKTVKASQYEYQRS from the coding sequence ATGGTCGGTTCTTTGGGGCTGTTTAATTTAGTTTTGGTCGCTGTTCTTAGCAGCATTATCGCTGTGCATTCGATTTATCCAATGCTCGCCAGGCAATCACCGAATCTAGGTTTAATTCGCAGCTTCTCTCTTTCAAGCGCACTATTTTCCATTGGCGCTATTGTTCTGCTTGGCTATGCCTTTATCAGTGACGACTTCTCGATTCTATATGTCGCAGAACATTCTAATACACAGTTACCTCCCTTTTTCAAAATGGCCGCCGTGTGGGCAGGGCATGAAGGCTCATTGCTGTTTTGGGTACTGACCATCAGCTGTTGGTCCGGTGTTATCGCTTTGCAAAAACGCTACTCAAGTGAATATCAAAGCCGTGTGCTGTGGATGATGAATGTATTACTCGCGATATTCGCTTGGTTTACGTTATTTGCATCCAACCCATTTGAATTGAATTCAATCTTGCCGCTTGAAGGACGAGATCTTAATCCAATGCTGCAAGATGCCGGTTTGATATTCCATCCGCCGTTACTATATCTGGGCTACGTAGGGTTTTCGGTTGTACTGGCCTTTGCTGTCGCGGCCTTATTGGTGGATCCGATCGAGTTTGATTGGGTCGCTCATTGTCGAAGCTGGTGTTTAGTCGCGTGGATCTTTTTAACCGCGGGGATCATTCTTGGTTCTTGGTGGGCATATTACGAATTGGGCTGGGGCGGCTGGTGGTTCTGGGATCCTGTTGAGAACGCGAGCTTGCTACCGTGGCTCACTTCTAGCGCTTTGTTACATACCTTAGGTGTTGCCAAGGGCAAGCAACAACTGTTGAAATGGTCTCTGAGCCTTGCCTTCATTACGTTTTGTCTAAGTATTCTCGGCACCTTTATTGTTCGCTCTGGCGTACTCACTTCAGTACACGCTTTTGCGGTTGACCCAAGTAAAGGCATCGCACTGTTACTGATCTTGGTCGTGGTGTTGGTGAGTTCGTTTTCTCTGCTCATTGTGCGTGGTGAGTCTTTCGAATCGAGCCCAATCACGCACTTTGCCAGCAAAAGCTTTTTGAGTTTAGTCGCCGCACTCATTTTCGTTTTGGCAACGGCGGTTGTGGTGTTCGGTACCTTCTATCCCATGGTGTTTGAGCTGTTAGGTCTTGGAAATATATCGGTAGGCGCACCTTACTTTAACCTGCTAATAGCACCGTTAGCTTTACTCGCTATGGGCGTTGTTGGCCTTGCTCCATTACTCAGTATCAAACCCCAAGCGTCGAAAGGCGTTATGGCGTCAATCGCTCTGCTATCTATTGGTCTCGGTTTTACCTGCTATGTTGTGCAAGTAGAGAAGATTCAAGTGATGGTACTGGTGACGTGGGCTCTCGCGTTTTGGGTTGTACTGACTCATGTTTATGGTTTAGCGGTCACGCGCAGTTCCAAATTCCAACGCAAAGTCTGGGTGATGACGTTCGCACATGTGGGTGTCGCTGTGTTAGCGGTAGGTGCCGCGATGAACAGCTACCATTCGTTTGAGCGCAGCTATAAATTGAGCCCAGGAGAACAGGTTGAGTTTATGGACTGGATGCTTTCTCATCGTGATACTGAGCTTTATGTTGCATCGAACTTTACTGCCGAAAGGGCAGTGCTTGATCTAGAGGCTAATGAACGAAGCTTTTACATCACACCTGAAAGAAGGCATTACCAAGTTCGAGTCATGAACATGAGTGAGCCAGCAATGAAGTGGTTCTGGCATGGCGACGTGTATATCACCATGGGTGAAAAAGTGGATTCAACCGCTTACGCATTCCGCGTTCAATATAAGGCTTATGCTCGTTGGATTTGGTTCGGTGGGTTGATCTCTATTTTAGGTGCGTTGCTCTCATTGATTTATCGTAAAAAGAAAACCGTTAAGGCGTCACAGTATGAATACCAGCGTTCGTAA
- the nrfD gene encoding cytochrome c nitrite reductase subunit NrfD translates to MSAWDTAFQSGTVVWDWIIAIYLFLAGMSAGAVMISIYLKRKVIEGDPAHNGVLKATAFLAPFGIISGLLILVFHLTKPLSFWKIMIFYNPTSVMSMGVILFQVYMVILFLWIGIIFRDQIVVFLNDQAWLKGRLDFVGNWIGKIEVFENALEIFLAILALMLAAYTGFLLSALNTFPMLNNPVLPILFLFSSLSSGAAACILFGVLVFKESPHSISVSWIHGFERPVVMFELFVLVTFFTGLVFAGGQSEQAVWNAIGSGFWASWFWYGVIGVGMVLPLLLNAVTPDSIRHSSVYIFSVTSLSLMGVLMLRTFVLYAGQLTLA, encoded by the coding sequence ATGAGTGCATGGGACACTGCTTTTCAGTCTGGTACCGTGGTATGGGACTGGATTATAGCTATTTATCTATTTCTGGCGGGGATGTCGGCGGGTGCCGTCATGATTTCTATTTACCTTAAACGAAAGGTCATTGAAGGTGACCCCGCTCATAATGGTGTGTTAAAGGCGACCGCTTTTCTTGCGCCATTTGGGATCATTTCAGGTCTGCTGATCTTGGTCTTCCATCTAACAAAACCGTTATCTTTTTGGAAGATCATGATCTTTTATAATCCAACGTCTGTGATGTCGATGGGTGTGATCTTATTCCAAGTGTATATGGTGATCTTATTCCTTTGGATCGGCATTATATTCCGAGATCAAATCGTAGTGTTCTTGAATGACCAAGCTTGGTTAAAAGGGCGACTCGATTTTGTTGGGAATTGGATTGGCAAAATAGAAGTGTTTGAAAATGCTTTGGAAATATTCTTAGCTATTCTTGCTCTGATGCTTGCCGCTTATACTGGCTTCCTGCTTTCGGCGTTAAATACCTTCCCAATGCTGAATAACCCAGTACTGCCGATTCTATTCTTATTCTCGAGTTTATCTTCGGGTGCTGCTGCGTGTATTTTGTTTGGTGTTTTGGTTTTCAAAGAATCGCCACACAGCATCAGTGTTTCTTGGATTCACGGATTTGAGCGTCCGGTTGTGATGTTCGAGTTGTTTGTTCTGGTGACTTTCTTTACTGGATTAGTATTTGCTGGTGGACAAAGCGAACAAGCAGTGTGGAACGCAATTGGTAGCGGCTTCTGGGCAAGTTGGTTCTGGTACGGCGTTATTGGGGTAGGCATGGTTTTACCCTTGTTACTCAATGCTGTCACGCCAGACTCTATTCGTCATAGTTCGGTGTATATCTTTTCCGTGACGTCTTTGAGCTTAATGGGCGTGTTAATGCTTCGAACCTTTGTTCTTTATGCTGGGCAATTAACACTCGCTTAA
- the nrfC gene encoding cytochrome c nitrite reductase Fe-S protein, with amino-acid sequence MSCSRRNFLAGAGAVIFTTGVAGTAAVTSRKTLANVQEDGTKRYGMVHDETACIGCTACTEACREVNKVPEGVSRLEIIKSEPQGEYPNVDYRFTRNSCQHCDNAPCVMVCPTGAAYKDEKTGIVDVHKEKCVGCGYCLLACPYQVRFFHPENKSADKCNFCRDTNLAQGKLPACVESCPTNALIFGDLNDPKSEINQVLQSEVVYRDKAYLGTQPKLYKVPHQKGEI; translated from the coding sequence ATGAGCTGCTCAAGAAGAAACTTTTTAGCTGGCGCAGGCGCTGTGATTTTTACGACTGGGGTTGCAGGAACGGCGGCGGTAACAAGCCGTAAAACGTTGGCCAATGTTCAGGAAGATGGCACTAAGCGCTACGGGATGGTTCATGATGAAACCGCGTGTATCGGTTGTACAGCCTGTACTGAAGCGTGTCGTGAAGTAAACAAAGTGCCTGAGGGTGTATCGCGCTTAGAGATCATTAAGAGCGAACCTCAAGGCGAATATCCAAATGTTGATTACCGTTTTACCCGTAACTCTTGCCAACATTGTGATAATGCTCCGTGTGTGATGGTTTGCCCAACGGGTGCAGCCTATAAAGATGAGAAAACCGGCATTGTTGATGTGCACAAAGAGAAGTGTGTGGGTTGTGGTTACTGCTTATTAGCTTGTCCATATCAAGTGCGCTTTTTCCACCCAGAGAATAAATCCGCTGATAAGTGTAATTTCTGCCGTGATACTAACTTGGCTCAAGGGAAGTTACCTGCTTGTGTTGAATCTTGCCCAACTAACGCGCTGATATTCGGCGACCTGAACGACCCTAAGAGTGAGATAAACCAAGTGCTTCAATCGGAAGTGGTTTACAGAGATAAAGCCTACCTAGGGACTCAGCCAAAACTCTATAAAGTGCCACACCAAAAAGGGGAGATTTGA
- the nrfB gene encoding cytochrome c nitrite reductase pentaheme subunit yields the protein MGNIKLAIVIMLKSLLAFCLYGYSIHAVAEPAVTPVGESTRHEVELIRDKDYKCVQCHKDSKETILGSHGKSAHALLGREVNCTDCHTSIGPDHREGAPEVVKYRAAQSKQGTEKVFLDPSLILDANSQCIDCHKPDDLREASWTHDVHVQNLTCSNCHDVHATEAKVLSLDKKQTIKLCVDCHSDFNQKKEGE from the coding sequence ATGGGCAATATTAAATTGGCCATAGTCATAATGCTTAAATCCCTTCTAGCATTCTGCCTCTATGGTTATTCCATTCATGCTGTTGCTGAGCCTGCTGTTACGCCAGTAGGAGAATCAACAAGACATGAAGTCGAATTAATCCGCGACAAAGACTACAAGTGTGTTCAATGCCATAAAGATTCCAAAGAAACGATATTGGGTTCACACGGTAAGAGCGCACACGCTTTACTTGGTCGTGAAGTGAATTGTACCGATTGTCATACCTCTATTGGCCCCGATCACCGTGAAGGTGCACCTGAAGTGGTGAAGTATCGCGCGGCCCAATCAAAGCAGGGAACTGAAAAGGTCTTCCTCGATCCTAGCTTAATTCTAGACGCCAATAGCCAATGTATAGATTGTCATAAACCGGATGATCTGCGTGAAGCGAGCTGGACTCACGATGTTCACGTACAAAACTTAACGTGTTCAAACTGCCATGATGTTCATGCGACCGAAGCTAAGGTGCTGAGCTTAGATAAAAAGCAAACCATTAAGTTGTGCGTGGATTGCCATTCAGACTTCAACCAGAAGAAAGAAGGGGAGTAA
- the nrfA gene encoding ammonia-forming nitrite reductase cytochrome c552 subunit, which translates to MKKHWIRNSVTALLMVSASLASATSFAASEQKEIGDPRNNQFEQNHPDQYHSWRQTSESETIEDALKEDPNMVIMWAGYGFAKDYNKARGHFYAIDDVRQTLRTGGPTDENSGPMPMACWSCKSPDVARVIEERGEDGYFEGKWARLGNEIVNPIGCADCHDTQSDEFKNGEPALKVTRPYVERAFEAIGKKFDEQSRLDQQASVCAQCHVEYYFTGPTKGVKFPWDKGTRVEQMEEYYDDINFKDWTHKVSKAPMLKAQHPGYETWREGIHGKNKVVCADCHMPKVTKEDGTVYTDHKVGNPFDRFEDTCANCHTQSKETMRNIVSSRKAQVLNMKLTAEKQIVAAHFEAGAAWEAGATEQEMEPILLDIRHAQWRWDYAIASHGVHMHAPEVALEVLGTAVDRAADARTKIIRLLAKKGITDPIEIPDISTKEAAQKALGMDMDKMNAEKQHFLDTVVPKWEEQAEKREANYEY; encoded by the coding sequence GTGAAAAAGCACTGGATACGTAATTCCGTCACAGCACTATTAATGGTTAGCGCATCACTAGCAAGCGCAACCAGTTTTGCTGCGTCTGAACAAAAAGAAATTGGTGATCCTCGTAACAACCAGTTCGAGCAGAACCACCCTGATCAATATCACTCATGGAGACAAACGTCAGAAAGTGAAACCATTGAAGATGCGCTAAAAGAAGATCCAAACATGGTGATCATGTGGGCTGGCTACGGGTTCGCAAAAGACTACAACAAAGCTCGCGGCCACTTTTACGCGATTGACGATGTAAGACAAACCTTGCGTACTGGCGGTCCGACCGACGAAAACTCAGGTCCTATGCCAATGGCGTGTTGGAGCTGTAAGAGCCCAGACGTTGCACGTGTTATTGAAGAACGCGGTGAAGATGGCTACTTCGAAGGTAAGTGGGCACGTCTTGGTAACGAGATCGTCAACCCTATTGGTTGTGCCGACTGTCATGACACCCAAAGCGATGAGTTCAAAAACGGCGAGCCAGCACTGAAAGTGACACGCCCTTATGTTGAACGCGCTTTCGAAGCGATTGGTAAAAAGTTTGATGAGCAGAGCCGTTTAGACCAACAAGCTTCAGTTTGTGCACAATGCCATGTGGAATACTACTTCACCGGTCCAACCAAAGGCGTGAAATTCCCTTGGGATAAAGGGACACGTGTTGAGCAAATGGAAGAGTACTACGATGACATCAACTTTAAGGATTGGACGCACAAGGTATCTAAAGCGCCAATGCTAAAAGCGCAGCACCCTGGCTATGAAACATGGCGTGAAGGTATTCACGGCAAAAACAAAGTCGTTTGTGCTGACTGTCATATGCCTAAAGTCACCAAAGAAGACGGCACGGTTTACACCGATCATAAAGTAGGTAACCCGTTTGACCGCTTCGAAGATACGTGTGCCAACTGTCATACTCAATCTAAAGAGACCATGCGTAATATCGTTTCAAGCCGTAAAGCTCAAGTGCTAAACATGAAGCTGACTGCTGAGAAACAAATCGTTGCTGCTCACTTTGAAGCAGGCGCGGCATGGGAAGCGGGTGCAACAGAGCAAGAGATGGAGCCAATCCTACTGGATATTCGTCACGCTCAATGGCGTTGGGACTACGCAATCGCATCTCATGGTGTTCATATGCATGCACCAGAAGTTGCGCTTGAGGTTCTAGGTACAGCCGTTGACCGTGCAGCCGACGCTCGTACTAAGATCATTCGTCTATTAGCGAAGAAAGGCATCACCGACCCTATAGAAATTCCTGATATCTCAACCAAAGAAGCGGCTCAAAAAGCGCTAGGAATGGACATGGATAAGATGAACGCTGAGAAACAACACTTCTTAGACACGGTTGTTCCTAAGTGGGAAGAACAAGCTGAAAAACGTGAAGCGAACTACGAATACTAG
- a CDS encoding rhodanese-like domain-containing protein produces MKTLFSLSALCVALLSSGVHASERADIGWELIEKGALVVDVRTPEEFKQGHLDNAINYPLSEVATHFANIDKDQPIVLYCRSGNRSGQAYQFLQAQGFTQIHNAGGLIEMQESK; encoded by the coding sequence ATGAAAACCTTATTTTCACTTTCAGCATTGTGCGTTGCACTGTTGAGTTCTGGCGTTCATGCGTCTGAGCGCGCCGATATAGGTTGGGAGTTAATTGAGAAAGGCGCATTAGTGGTTGATGTCAGAACTCCTGAGGAGTTCAAGCAAGGGCATCTAGACAACGCCATAAACTATCCACTGTCTGAGGTCGCAACACACTTTGCCAACATAGATAAAGACCAACCGATTGTCTTGTATTGCCGCAGTGGTAACCGCTCAGGACAAGCCTATCAGTTCTTGCAAGCTCAAGGGTTTACTCAAATCCACAACGCAGGTGGCCTGATTGAAATGCAGGAAAGTAAATAG